A genomic segment from Aliidongia dinghuensis encodes:
- a CDS encoding PAAR domain-containing protein, whose protein sequence is MAEIGAARFDDPVAHTHALGGFIAGALVGVAAAIGVALVVGAVATAVAAEVATAGLATPLVAGAAVTVGELAVNLVVGGWLTSKAEEIGEKLGGESFGSPSGKITQGSPTVIINGKAAARVNDKVSCDGSTLAQGSDSVFINGLPASRLHDKIHCGGAVVEASQNVFIGGGTTTVGEIASEVPGWVRWAAIILPLVPAIGGLARAIGPALAEIEAQGFSRALQSGAKAVARALEDRAGGARAPVEDSVPAESSGESLPPSKPTMPLSQAVGEDAAAEWTAAGRANAARNGVDVSHLSDDEVGAIYGYTTNEGYSAINPALRGLQPMTPELSAFQTHIESGLDKLPPFSGTSFRGTDLPPSVLDNYQVGETVADPAFASSSTTSPFSGTTRMEMAGESGRDISFLSEYPKEAEVLFKPNTPFLVTDRATMPDGTTLLKMTETPH, encoded by the coding sequence ATGGCCGAAATCGGCGCCGCCCGCTTCGACGACCCGGTCGCCCATACCCATGCGCTGGGCGGCTTCATCGCGGGGGCACTCGTCGGCGTCGCGGCCGCGATCGGCGTGGCGCTGGTCGTGGGCGCCGTGGCAACGGCGGTCGCCGCCGAGGTCGCGACCGCCGGGCTTGCGACGCCGCTCGTCGCCGGTGCCGCGGTGACGGTGGGCGAACTCGCCGTCAACCTGGTCGTCGGCGGCTGGCTCACCAGCAAGGCCGAGGAGATTGGCGAGAAACTGGGCGGCGAGAGCTTCGGCTCGCCCAGCGGCAAGATCACGCAAGGCTCGCCCACCGTCATCATCAACGGCAAGGCGGCGGCCCGGGTGAACGACAAGGTGAGCTGCGACGGCAGCACGCTCGCCCAGGGCTCGGACTCGGTCTTCATCAACGGCCTGCCGGCGTCCCGGCTGCACGACAAGATCCATTGCGGCGGCGCCGTGGTCGAGGCGTCGCAGAACGTGTTCATCGGCGGCGGCACCACGACGGTCGGCGAGATCGCGAGCGAGGTGCCGGGCTGGGTGCGCTGGGCCGCGATCATCCTGCCGCTCGTCCCGGCCATCGGCGGCCTCGCCCGCGCCATCGGCCCGGCGCTGGCCGAGATCGAAGCGCAAGGCTTCAGCCGCGCGCTCCAAAGCGGCGCCAAGGCCGTCGCCCGCGCGCTCGAGGACCGGGCGGGCGGGGCCAGGGCGCCGGTCGAAGACTCCGTTCCAGCTGAAAGTTCCGGAGAATCTCTGCCGCCTTCCAAGCCCACCATGCCGCTCTCACAGGCTGTGGGCGAAGATGCAGCGGCTGAATGGACCGCGGCGGGGCGCGCGAATGCGGCTCGGAACGGCGTTGACGTGAGCCACCTGTCGGACGACGAGGTCGGCGCGATTTATGGCTACACCACAAACGAGGGGTATTCGGCGATCAACCCGGCCCTCCGAGGACTGCAGCCGATGACCCCTGAGTTAAGCGCCTTCCAAACACACATAGAGAGCGGGCTCGACAAGCTGCCGCCGTTTTCCGGCACGAGCTTCCGAGGGACGGATTTGCCTCCGAGCGTTCTTGATAACTATCAAGTGGGCGAAACGGTCGCTGATCCAGCCTTTGCCAGCAGTTCCACGACCTCGCCGTTTAGCGGTACGACTAGAATGGAGATGGCCGGCGAAAGCGGTCGCGACATATCGTTCTTGTCCGAATATCCCAAGGAAGCGGAAGTGCTGTTCAAGCCCAATACGCCGTTCTTGGTCACGGATCGGGCAACGATGCCGGATGGCACAACGCTCCTCAAAATGACGGAAACTCCGCATTGA
- the tri1 gene encoding ADP-ribosylarginine hydrolase Tri1 yields MIDLRDPTETVAAYARRYDMFLPPTSYAVARRMQDPALPAAREVREGVDPAIPVWLLPSAYEGVAEATRKGRAVGALLGLAVGDAVGTTLEFRRRDEARVTDMVGGGPFHLQPGEWTDDTSTALCLADSLLAERSFVPADFAARLARWYRNGENSVNGRCFDIGITTRDALEAYLQSGRPQSGSADPSSAGNGSLVRLAPLAIYYRRSLERVWTLSQAQSRTTHNAAEVLSACQFFGILLWHALNGASKEEVLAPKVLPVQPRVMIINAGEYKQKTRDRIRSSGYVIDTLEAALWSVWTTDNFEDAVLTAANLADDADSVAAAAGQLAGALYGVEAIPERWRARIAWHDRLVDMAAKLFDTAPAA; encoded by the coding sequence TTGATCGATCTCAGGGATCCCACCGAAACCGTCGCAGCCTACGCGCGGCGCTACGATATGTTCCTGCCGCCGACCTCGTACGCCGTTGCCCGACGGATGCAGGATCCGGCGCTGCCGGCCGCGCGAGAGGTCCGTGAAGGGGTGGACCCAGCCATTCCCGTTTGGCTCCTGCCGTCTGCCTATGAGGGCGTGGCGGAAGCGACGCGCAAGGGCCGGGCGGTTGGCGCGTTGCTGGGGTTGGCTGTTGGCGACGCCGTCGGGACGACGCTCGAATTCCGCCGTCGCGACGAGGCTCGAGTGACCGATATGGTCGGCGGCGGCCCGTTCCATTTGCAGCCGGGTGAATGGACCGACGATACGAGCACCGCCCTGTGCCTCGCCGACAGTCTGCTTGCCGAGCGCAGCTTTGTGCCGGCCGATTTTGCCGCCCGGCTCGCGCGCTGGTACCGGAACGGCGAGAACAGTGTGAACGGGCGCTGCTTCGATATCGGCATCACAACGCGCGACGCGCTTGAAGCTTATCTGCAGTCGGGCCGTCCGCAATCGGGCAGTGCCGACCCGAGCAGCGCTGGCAACGGCTCACTCGTGCGCCTAGCGCCGCTCGCGATTTATTACCGTCGGTCGCTGGAACGCGTGTGGACGCTGTCCCAGGCCCAGAGCCGAACGACCCACAATGCCGCCGAGGTGCTCTCGGCTTGCCAGTTCTTCGGCATCCTGCTGTGGCATGCGCTGAACGGGGCCTCGAAGGAGGAGGTGCTGGCGCCGAAGGTTCTGCCGGTTCAGCCTCGGGTCATGATCATCAACGCCGGCGAGTATAAGCAAAAGACGCGCGACCGGATCCGCTCGTCCGGCTATGTCATCGATACGCTCGAGGCCGCCCTATGGTCGGTCTGGACGACCGATAATTTCGAGGATGCGGTGCTGACGGCGGCCAACTTGGCCGACGATGCCGACAGCGTCGCAGCCGCCGCGGGGCAACTGGCCGGGGCGCTCTACGGCGTCGAGGCCATTCCCGAACGTTGGCGGGCGCGAATCGCTTGGCACGACCGTCTGGTCGATATGGCTGCCAAGCTGTTCGATACGGCGCCCGCGGCTTGA
- a CDS encoding DcrB-related protein, translating into MSDTEHPLYWLNEGTLPVDVPGDWEDHTINVLRVPGHGHAATSLVVTREKLPLGWTVAGYVHDQMRRLAAELKEFQVTATVPILYPDQRSEAICARWRAPEGPMDQVICCVSAGGQRLVIFTATHPAPMPDPLRRRLLQIIAGFRPIAAAVPAAETAQG; encoded by the coding sequence ATGAGCGACACGGAACATCCGCTCTATTGGCTGAATGAAGGAACCCTGCCGGTCGACGTCCCCGGCGACTGGGAAGATCACACGATCAACGTGCTGCGCGTGCCGGGCCACGGCCATGCCGCGACCAGCCTCGTCGTCACCCGGGAAAAGCTGCCGCTCGGCTGGACCGTGGCGGGCTACGTCCACGACCAGATGCGTCGCCTGGCGGCGGAGCTCAAGGAATTCCAGGTGACCGCGACCGTGCCCATCCTCTATCCGGACCAGCGCTCAGAGGCGATCTGCGCCCGGTGGCGCGCGCCCGAGGGGCCGATGGACCAGGTTATCTGCTGTGTTTCGGCCGGCGGGCAGCGCCTCGTGATCTTCACCGCCACCCATCCGGCGCCCATGCCGGACCCGCTCCGGCGACGGCTGCTGCAGATCATCGCCGGGTTCCGCCCGATCGCCGCGGCGGTCCCGGCGGCCGAAACCGCCCAGGGCTGA
- the tssG gene encoding type VI secretion system baseplate subunit TssG translates to MASPPGLLAQLQTAPEQFELFRAVQILEQFLARMAPNDAGDDPGATADMPAGPAIRFSSHQSLSFPPTEVRGLESRRPHDRTSDVRLIVNLMGLTGSLGALPQVYSELALRALHARNPAFTQFLDLFNDRLIRLLHEAWRRYRLPALTETHGRAGTDPARAILYAIAGLGQPSLRNRLRLEDEPLAYYAGLFGQMPKSAISLEQLIADFTGLPVRIEQFQARRVAIPLTEQTAVPATDAGGSFNQLGVDAIVGEAMLDVQGCFRVVLGALTYPNFLAYLPGRPAVLRLNDLVRTYVGPDFSYEIQLVLRRDQIPPCILPEEATSEGAMTGGPRLGWNSWVTSLPPLVDAGDAVFDADGMVRVVASAFE, encoded by the coding sequence GTGGCATCGCCCCCGGGGCTGCTCGCCCAGCTGCAGACGGCGCCAGAGCAGTTCGAGCTGTTCCGTGCAGTCCAGATCCTGGAGCAGTTCCTCGCCCGGATGGCACCGAATGACGCCGGCGACGATCCGGGTGCCACCGCGGATATGCCGGCCGGGCCCGCCATCCGCTTCTCGAGCCATCAGTCGTTGAGCTTTCCGCCGACGGAAGTGCGCGGGCTTGAAAGCCGCCGCCCCCACGATCGAACGAGCGACGTACGGCTGATCGTCAACCTCATGGGCCTGACCGGGTCGCTGGGCGCCCTGCCGCAGGTCTATAGCGAGCTGGCACTCCGGGCGCTTCACGCGCGCAATCCAGCCTTCACTCAGTTCCTCGACCTGTTCAACGATCGGCTGATCCGGCTGCTTCACGAGGCCTGGCGCCGATACCGGCTGCCGGCGCTCACCGAAACGCACGGACGCGCCGGCACCGACCCGGCCCGCGCCATCCTCTATGCCATCGCCGGCTTGGGCCAGCCGAGCCTGCGCAACCGCCTCAGGCTCGAGGACGAGCCGCTCGCCTATTACGCCGGCTTGTTCGGCCAGATGCCGAAATCGGCGATCTCGCTGGAACAGCTCATCGCCGACTTCACCGGCCTGCCGGTGCGCATCGAGCAGTTCCAGGCCCGCCGGGTCGCGATACCGCTCACGGAACAGACCGCCGTGCCGGCGACGGACGCGGGCGGCAGCTTCAACCAGCTGGGCGTCGACGCAATCGTCGGCGAAGCGATGCTCGACGTGCAGGGCTGTTTCCGCGTGGTGCTGGGCGCGCTGACATATCCGAATTTCCTGGCATATCTGCCGGGCCGGCCGGCGGTCCTGCGGCTCAACGACCTGGTCAGAACCTATGTCGGGCCGGATTTCTCCTACGAGATCCAGCTGGTGCTCCGGCGGGACCAGATCCCGCCGTGCATCCTGCCCGAGGAGGCCACATCCGAGGGGGCCATGACCGGCGGGCCGCGGCTCGGGTGGAACAGCTGGGTTACGTCCCTGCCGCCGCTCGTCGACGCCGGCGACGCCGTGTTCGACGCGGACGGCATGGTGCGCGTGGTCGCGAGCGCGTTCGAGTAG
- a CDS encoding GNAT family N-acetyltransferase codes for MTRRLAEAGCRGAWMVVADTEVVGLCSYKAPPSEGQAEIGYGIAASRRNLGYATFAVQAIIEAARKEGALEALVAETAAANPSSERVLEKNGFCRVGQRDGPDDGPTNMWRLVL; via the coding sequence ATGACCAGACGGCTCGCAGAGGCTGGATGCCGCGGCGCGTGGATGGTGGTCGCAGACACCGAAGTTGTCGGATTGTGTAGCTACAAGGCTCCCCCGTCGGAAGGCCAAGCCGAGATCGGGTACGGGATCGCTGCGAGCCGGAGGAATCTCGGATACGCAACCTTTGCAGTCCAAGCGATTATCGAAGCGGCCCGGAAAGAGGGCGCATTAGAGGCTCTGGTCGCTGAGACAGCCGCTGCGAATCCTTCGTCCGAACGCGTGCTTGAAAAGAATGGATTTTGCCGAGTAGGCCAACGCGATGGCCCGGACGACGGCCCAACGAACATGTGGAGGCTGGTGTTGTAG
- a CDS encoding GNAT family N-acetyltransferase — protein MRPSDSLNVDAFATRVDDIRDVELERLHALSISVGWPHRAEDWRFVLELGKGIVALDEIGRVIGSAMWFTHGADFATIGMVITLPRLQTNGTAQWLMQHALTELAGRDLRLNATRAARRLYRSLNFQPEKTVFQCQGTVRLTGDGLDTAVNGQVVPLERKDLPAVIASDAAAFGVQRDILAERLFEQSTGYGLFRDGVLAAFALCRPFGRGHVIGPVVAANDDDAIAVVRPHIAAHDGMFLRLDTHFSTGDFATLLSQSGLPVYDTVLTMSLGKRLADFVPSGPAPLVTYGLVSQTLG, from the coding sequence GTGCGGCCGTCCGACAGCCTGAACGTCGACGCCTTTGCGACGCGGGTCGACGACATCCGGGATGTGGAACTGGAACGGCTGCACGCCTTGTCCATCTCCGTCGGCTGGCCGCACCGGGCCGAGGACTGGCGATTTGTGCTGGAGCTCGGCAAAGGCATCGTGGCACTCGACGAGATCGGACGGGTGATCGGGTCGGCCATGTGGTTTACCCATGGCGCGGACTTCGCGACCATCGGCATGGTGATCACTCTGCCGCGCCTGCAGACCAACGGCACCGCCCAATGGCTGATGCAGCATGCCTTGACTGAACTGGCCGGGCGCGATTTGCGGCTGAACGCGACGCGCGCCGCCCGGCGGCTCTATCGGTCCCTGAATTTCCAGCCGGAAAAGACCGTGTTCCAGTGCCAGGGCACGGTACGGCTCACCGGCGACGGGCTCGATACCGCCGTGAACGGGCAGGTGGTGCCGCTAGAGCGCAAAGACCTGCCGGCCGTGATCGCCAGCGACGCGGCGGCATTCGGCGTGCAACGGGACATCCTCGCCGAGCGGCTGTTCGAGCAATCGACCGGCTACGGCCTGTTCCGAGACGGCGTGCTTGCCGCCTTCGCGCTCTGCCGGCCGTTCGGTCGCGGCCATGTCATCGGCCCCGTCGTGGCGGCCAACGACGACGACGCGATCGCCGTCGTGAGACCGCATATCGCGGCGCACGACGGCATGTTCCTACGCCTGGACACGCATTTCAGCACGGGCGACTTCGCCACGCTGCTTTCCCAAAGCGGCCTGCCCGTCTACGACACGGTGCTGACGATGTCGCTCGGCAAGCGCCTGGCCGACTTCGTGCCAAGTGGGCCTGCCCCGCTCGTGACCTACGGCCTCGTGAGCCAGACGCTCGGGTGA
- the argE gene encoding acetylornithine deacetylase, which produces MTVIEILDRLIGFPSVVGTPNDAIVGWIKDYLEGYGARVSVLTGPEGDRANLFATIGPATVPGYVLSGHMDVVPAKEPEWSSDPFTLRLAGDRLYGRGTTDMKGFIAAALAAVPKLAGMRIGRPIHLAFSYDEEAGCQGAPHLIARLPGLCAKPLGAIIGEPSSLRAVRAHKGKTAARVTIRGSAGHSSRPDLGRNAIHAMAEVLNAAVAEAERLTHGPFDPTFEPAYSSLQVGTIAGGQAINIIPDHCALEVEARAIAGVDPAGLLRPVKATVDALHSRGVDAEWTHMSAYPALSLASDASLAGVMAELTGQAPLAAVSYGSEAGLYQAAGIEAIICGPGDIGRAHKPDEFILTSELAACQRMIEALGHRCAA; this is translated from the coding sequence ATGACCGTCATCGAGATTCTGGACCGGCTGATCGGTTTCCCCTCCGTCGTCGGCACGCCGAACGATGCGATCGTCGGTTGGATCAAGGATTATCTCGAGGGCTACGGCGCGCGGGTTTCCGTCCTCACCGGGCCGGAGGGCGACCGGGCCAATCTCTTCGCCACGATCGGCCCGGCCACGGTGCCGGGCTATGTGCTGTCCGGCCATATGGACGTAGTGCCGGCCAAGGAGCCCGAATGGAGCTCTGATCCCTTCACACTGCGGCTGGCAGGCGACCGGCTCTATGGGCGCGGCACCACGGACATGAAGGGCTTCATCGCAGCGGCATTGGCCGCGGTGCCGAAGCTCGCGGGCATGCGGATCGGCCGGCCGATCCATCTGGCGTTCTCCTATGATGAAGAGGCCGGCTGCCAGGGCGCGCCACACCTGATCGCCCGCCTGCCCGGGCTCTGCGCCAAGCCCTTGGGCGCGATCATCGGCGAGCCGAGCAGCCTGCGCGCAGTGCGCGCCCACAAGGGCAAGACCGCGGCCCGGGTGACGATCCGCGGCTCAGCCGGCCATTCGTCGCGCCCCGATCTCGGCCGCAATGCCATTCACGCGATGGCGGAAGTCCTGAATGCGGCCGTCGCGGAAGCGGAGCGGCTGACGCACGGCCCGTTCGATCCCACGTTCGAGCCGGCCTATTCCTCCCTCCAGGTCGGCACCATTGCCGGCGGGCAGGCGATCAACATCATCCCGGATCATTGCGCGCTCGAGGTCGAGGCGCGCGCCATCGCGGGCGTCGATCCAGCCGGCCTCCTGAGACCCGTGAAGGCGACGGTCGATGCGCTCCACTCCAGGGGCGTCGACGCGGAATGGACGCACATGAGCGCCTACCCCGCCCTGTCGCTCGCGTCGGACGCGTCGCTGGCGGGCGTGATGGCGGAACTGACCGGCCAGGCGCCGCTCGCCGCCGTCAGCTATGGCTCGGAGGCCGGGCTCTACCAGGCGGCCGGCATCGAGGCGATCATCTGCGGCCCCGGCGACATCGGCC